Proteins encoded together in one Pseudoxanthomonas sp. Root65 window:
- a CDS encoding helicase HerA-like domain-containing protein — MDPILLGKGVTDDIPVTLLPKFGNRHGLVAGATGTGKTVTLMTLAEGFSRMGVPVFMADVKGDVGGLAVAGDGSERVMQRAKDIGIADYAPIASPVVFWDLYGKLGHPVRTTVSEMGPTLLSRILELNDTQSGVLDIVFKLADDRGLLLLDLEDLRALLGLVAAERKDISTSYGLVSTQSVGAIQRALLRLEQEGGEMFFGEPALELADLMRTNTDGRGVIGILAADQLILKPRLYSSFLLWLLSELFETLPEVGDLDKPKLVFVFDEAHLLFDDAPPALQQRIEQVVRLIRSKGVGVYFCSQFPDDVPDNILGQLGNRVQHALRAFTPRDQKAVKTAAQTFVPNPKLDVAQTISTLGTGEALVSTLQDKGIPSPVQQTLVSPPRCRMGAINETERQQVRNGSPVGGKYDTAVNRESAAELLAKRAETVVQAANAPAAKTEKDDPDAGGFGQTVKDAVFGTKRRQGMIETMAKQTTRTIGTKLGNQIVRGILGSIFGGRR, encoded by the coding sequence ATGGATCCGATCCTGCTGGGCAAGGGCGTCACGGACGATATCCCGGTCACGCTGCTGCCGAAGTTCGGCAATCGCCACGGACTGGTGGCAGGCGCCACCGGCACCGGCAAGACGGTGACGCTGATGACGCTGGCCGAAGGCTTCTCGCGCATGGGCGTGCCCGTGTTCATGGCCGACGTGAAAGGCGATGTCGGCGGCCTGGCGGTGGCCGGTGACGGCAGCGAGCGGGTGATGCAGCGCGCGAAGGACATCGGCATCGCCGACTACGCGCCCATCGCCAGCCCGGTGGTGTTCTGGGACCTGTACGGCAAGCTCGGCCACCCGGTCCGCACCACGGTCAGCGAGATGGGGCCCACCCTGCTCTCGCGCATCCTGGAACTGAACGACACCCAGAGCGGCGTGCTGGACATCGTGTTCAAACTCGCCGACGACCGCGGCCTGCTGCTGCTCGACCTGGAAGACCTGCGCGCCCTGCTGGGCCTGGTCGCCGCGGAGCGCAAGGACATTTCCACCAGCTATGGGCTGGTCAGCACGCAGTCGGTGGGCGCCATCCAGCGCGCGCTGCTGCGGCTGGAACAGGAAGGCGGCGAGATGTTCTTCGGCGAGCCGGCGCTGGAACTGGCCGACCTGATGCGCACCAACACCGACGGCCGCGGCGTGATCGGCATCCTGGCGGCGGACCAGCTCATCCTGAAGCCGCGCCTGTATTCCAGCTTCCTGCTGTGGCTGCTGTCGGAACTGTTCGAGACGCTGCCGGAAGTCGGCGACCTGGACAAGCCGAAGCTGGTGTTCGTGTTCGACGAAGCGCACCTGCTGTTCGACGACGCGCCGCCGGCGCTGCAGCAGCGCATCGAGCAGGTCGTGCGCCTGATCCGCTCCAAGGGCGTGGGTGTGTATTTCTGTTCGCAGTTCCCCGACGACGTGCCCGACAACATCCTGGGCCAGTTGGGCAACCGTGTGCAGCACGCCCTGCGCGCATTCACCCCGCGCGACCAGAAGGCGGTGAAAACCGCCGCGCAGACCTTCGTGCCGAACCCGAAGCTGGACGTGGCCCAGACCATTTCCACGCTGGGCACCGGCGAGGCGCTGGTATCGACGCTGCAGGACAAGGGCATCCCGTCGCCGGTGCAGCAGACGCTGGTGTCGCCGCCGCGCTGCCGCATGGGCGCGATCAACGAGACCGAGCGCCAGCAGGTGCGCAACGGCAGTCCCGTCGGCGGCAAGTACGACACGGCGGTGAATCGCGAATCGGCAGCGGAACTGCTGGCGAAGCGCGCGGAGACGGTCGTACAGGCCGCCAATGCGCCGGCGGCGAAGACGGAAAAGGACGATCCGGATGCCGGCGGCTTCGGTCAGACAGTCAAGGACGCGGTGTTCGGTACCAAGCGCCGCCAGGGCATGATCGAGACGATGGCCAAGCAGACCACGCGCACCATCGGCACCAAGCTGGGCAACCAGATCGTGCGCGGCATCCTGGGCAGCATCTTCGGCGGGCGGCGCTGA
- a CDS encoding HIT family protein: MTDFLLDPRLAADSTFIADGPLSQVRRMDDTRYPWLVLVPRVNGVSEWLDLDGGQQRLLLAEINQAGQLIRAQPGVEKLNIGALGNIVRQLHVHLVGRHDGDAAWPGPVWGHGHVVRHAPDQLAAEIERWRQRLA, from the coding sequence ATGACCGATTTCCTGCTCGACCCGCGGCTGGCCGCCGACAGCACCTTCATCGCCGACGGTCCGCTGTCGCAGGTGCGGCGGATGGACGACACGCGCTACCCTTGGCTGGTGCTGGTGCCGCGCGTGAACGGCGTCAGTGAGTGGCTGGACCTGGATGGCGGCCAGCAGCGCCTGCTGCTGGCGGAGATCAACCAGGCCGGCCAGCTGATCCGCGCACAGCCCGGGGTGGAGAAACTCAACATCGGCGCACTCGGCAACATCGTGCGGCAGTTGCATGTGCATCTGGTGGGTCGTCATGACGGCGATGCCGCGTGGCCGGGGCCCGTTTGGGGTCACGGCCACGTCGTGCGCCACGCGCCGGACCAGCTTGCGGCGGAAATCGAACGCTGGCGCCAGCGCCTGGCATGA
- the greB gene encoding transcription elongation factor GreB encodes MSRWRPPGEKSTALITREGHDRLKAELDDLWRARRPEVVKALAAAAAEGDRSENAEYTYRKKQLGEIDRRVRYLSKRLEALRVVDTAPSDPEAVFFGATIELENLASGEVSRYRIVGPDETDATRGWISIDSPLARALLKKRIDDEFAVELPGGVTRFVLVDVRYAG; translated from the coding sequence ATGTCGCGCTGGCGCCCGCCGGGCGAGAAAAGCACGGCCCTGATCACTCGCGAAGGCCACGACCGCCTGAAGGCGGAGCTGGACGACCTGTGGCGCGCGCGCCGCCCCGAGGTGGTGAAGGCGCTGGCCGCCGCCGCGGCCGAGGGCGACCGCTCGGAGAATGCGGAGTACACCTACCGCAAGAAGCAGCTCGGCGAGATCGACCGCCGCGTGCGTTACCTGAGCAAGCGGCTGGAAGCGTTGCGCGTCGTCGACACCGCGCCCAGCGATCCGGAGGCGGTGTTTTTCGGCGCCACGATCGAACTGGAGAACCTCGCCAGCGGCGAGGTCTCGCGCTACCGCATCGTCGGCCCCGACGAGACCGATGCGACGCGGGGCTGGATCAGCATCGACTCGCCGCTGGCGCGTGCGCTGCTGAAGAAACGCATCGATGACGAATTCGCCGTGGAACTGCCCGGCGGTGTCACCCGGTTCGTGCTGGTGGACGTCCGCTACGCGGGCTGA
- the pxpB gene encoding 5-oxoprolinase subunit PxpB gives MSAPQFEPLGDDALLVRFGVRIDVEVNAAVHRLAAQLRDLSPSWLRDLVPAYASLAVFFDAGQLPGRDPHAFVAGAIEALLANRSPLPAGGSTLHEISVCYGGEHGEDLVRAAHALGMDAATLIARHSAPVYTVAMIGFAPGFPYLLGLDPALALPRLATPRTRVPAGSVAIGGAQAGIYPRESPGGWQLLGRTPQVLFDVGRAPPSLFQPGDRVRFVPIDEATFDRMAASS, from the coding sequence ATGAGCGCACCGCAGTTCGAGCCGCTCGGCGACGACGCCCTGCTGGTGCGCTTCGGCGTCCGCATCGATGTTGAGGTCAACGCGGCGGTGCACCGGCTCGCGGCGCAGCTGCGGGACCTGTCGCCCTCGTGGTTGCGCGACCTGGTGCCGGCCTATGCCAGCCTCGCGGTGTTCTTCGACGCGGGCCAGCTGCCCGGCCGCGACCCCCATGCCTTCGTCGCCGGGGCGATCGAGGCCTTGCTTGCAAACCGATCCCCTCTTCCCGCTGGCGGCAGCACCCTGCACGAGATTTCGGTCTGCTACGGCGGCGAACATGGCGAAGATCTCGTCCGCGCGGCGCACGCGTTGGGCATGGATGCCGCCACGCTGATCGCCCGCCACAGCGCGCCGGTCTACACCGTGGCGATGATCGGCTTCGCGCCCGGCTTCCCGTATCTGCTGGGACTGGACCCCGCGCTGGCGCTGCCGCGCCTGGCGACGCCACGCACGCGGGTGCCGGCGGGGTCGGTCGCCATCGGCGGTGCGCAGGCCGGCATCTACCCGCGCGAAAGTCCGGGCGGCTGGCAGTTGCTGGGACGCACGCCGCAGGTGCTGTTCGATGTCGGTCGCGCGCCGCCTTCGCTATTTCAGCCGGGAGATCGCGTGCGCTTCGTGCCCATCGA
- the rimO gene encoding 30S ribosomal protein S12 methylthiotransferase RimO, with translation MSLQNPKVGFVSLGCPKALVDSERILTQLRVEGYDIVPTYDAADVVVVNTCGFIDSAVAESLDAIGEAMNQNGKVIVTGCLGKRPEQIREQYPDVLAISGPQDYQSVMEALHEALPPKHDPFVDLVPDYGIKLTPRHYAYLKISEGCNHRCSFCIIPSMRGDLVSRPVDDVLREAERLVRGGVKELLVVSQDTSAYGVDVKYAEREWHGKAYQTRMKALCEGLGELDAWVRLHYVYPYPHVDDVVPLMAENKVLPYLDIPFQHASPRILKLMKRPGAVDKTLERVKRWRSICPDITLRSTFIVGFPGETDQEFEELLQFLDEAQLDRVGAFAYSPVEGAAANRLPDPVPEEVKQERLARFMEKQAEISAARLEAKIGTVQQCLVDLIEDDIAVARSKADAPEIDGLVHIQNGGELGLRVGQFVDVEITESDEHDLIGDAVVGTAGVPLDLKVL, from the coding sequence ATGTCCCTGCAGAACCCCAAAGTGGGCTTCGTCAGCCTCGGCTGTCCGAAGGCCCTGGTCGATTCCGAGCGCATCCTCACCCAGCTGCGCGTGGAGGGATACGACATCGTGCCGACCTACGACGCGGCCGACGTGGTGGTGGTGAATACCTGCGGCTTCATCGATTCGGCCGTGGCCGAGTCGCTGGATGCCATCGGCGAGGCGATGAACCAGAACGGCAAGGTCATCGTCACCGGTTGCCTGGGCAAGCGGCCGGAGCAGATCCGTGAGCAGTATCCGGACGTGCTGGCGATCAGCGGTCCGCAGGATTACCAGAGCGTGATGGAAGCGCTGCATGAGGCGTTGCCGCCCAAGCACGATCCGTTCGTGGACCTGGTGCCGGACTACGGCATCAAGCTGACGCCGCGGCACTACGCGTACCTGAAGATTTCCGAAGGCTGCAACCACCGCTGCAGCTTCTGCATCATCCCGTCGATGCGCGGCGACCTGGTCTCGCGCCCGGTCGACGACGTGCTACGCGAAGCCGAGCGCCTGGTGCGCGGCGGCGTGAAGGAACTGCTGGTGGTCTCGCAGGACACGTCGGCCTACGGCGTGGACGTGAAGTACGCCGAGCGCGAATGGCACGGCAAGGCGTACCAGACGCGCATGAAGGCGCTGTGCGAAGGCCTGGGCGAACTCGATGCCTGGGTACGCCTGCATTACGTGTACCCGTATCCGCACGTCGACGATGTCGTCCCGCTGATGGCGGAGAACAAGGTGTTGCCGTACCTGGACATCCCGTTCCAGCACGCCAGTCCGCGCATCCTCAAGCTGATGAAGCGCCCCGGTGCCGTCGACAAGACGCTGGAGCGGGTGAAGCGCTGGCGTTCGATCTGTCCGGACATCACCCTGCGCTCGACCTTCATCGTCGGTTTCCCCGGCGAGACCGACCAGGAATTCGAGGAACTGTTGCAGTTCCTCGACGAAGCACAGCTCGACCGCGTCGGCGCGTTCGCCTATTCGCCGGTCGAAGGCGCGGCCGCCAACCGGCTGCCGGACCCGGTGCCGGAAGAGGTCAAGCAGGAACGCCTGGCGCGTTTCATGGAGAAACAGGCGGAGATTTCCGCCGCGCGCCTGGAAGCGAAGATCGGCACGGTGCAGCAGTGCCTGGTCGACCTGATCGAGGACGACATCGCCGTCGCACGCTCCAAGGCCGATGCGCCGGAGATCGACGGCCTGGTGCATATTCAGAACGGCGGCGAGCTGGGTCTGCGCGTCGGCCAGTTCGTCGACGTCGAGATCACCGAGAGCGACGAGCACGACCTGATCGGCGATGCCGTCGTGGGAACGGCGGGCGTGCCGCTCGATCTCAAGGTGCTGTGA
- a CDS encoding dienelactone hydrolase family protein gives MGHWIQIDTPHGRISGWRADPADAPRGALVIVQEIFGVNAHIRSVAESFAIDGYVALAPAYFDPIEPRVELGYDDAGIARGRDLIARLGLDAAVDITASAADAIAGAGKVGCVGYCWGGTVALLAAMRLGLPSVNYYGARNAPFLTETPLAPVMCHFGERDASIPPERVQQHRDLLPQMDVFTYPAGHGFNCDLRTDYEPSSARLARERTLDFFHRNLA, from the coding sequence ATGGGCCACTGGATTCAGATCGACACGCCCCACGGCCGCATCAGCGGCTGGCGCGCGGATCCTGCCGATGCGCCGCGCGGCGCGCTGGTCATCGTGCAGGAGATTTTCGGGGTGAACGCGCACATCCGCAGCGTGGCGGAGAGCTTCGCCATCGACGGCTACGTCGCCCTCGCGCCGGCCTACTTCGACCCGATCGAACCTCGCGTCGAACTGGGCTATGACGATGCCGGCATCGCGCGCGGTCGCGACCTGATCGCCCGGCTGGGCCTGGATGCGGCGGTGGACATCACCGCCAGCGCGGCCGATGCGATCGCCGGCGCCGGCAAGGTCGGTTGCGTGGGCTACTGCTGGGGCGGCACCGTCGCGCTGCTGGCGGCGATGCGGCTGGGCCTGCCGTCGGTCAACTACTACGGCGCCCGCAATGCGCCGTTCCTGACCGAAACGCCGCTGGCGCCGGTGATGTGCCATTTCGGCGAACGGGATGCGTCCATTCCGCCGGAACGGGTGCAGCAGCATCGCGACCTGCTGCCGCAGATGGATGTCTTCACCTACCCTGCCGGCCACGGCTTCAACTGCGACCTGCGTACGGACTACGAACCGTCCAGTGCGCGGCTGGCACGCGAACGCACGCTCGATTTCTTTCACCGGAACCTGGCATGA
- a CDS encoding DUF3025 domain-containing protein: MTAPTVVPRAGDGRRRFVAPLRADVDPECFRHPVFDGYGACLDLLTTAAWLGIEDLDARMPASGPRFVKQDAALLADGLHYELRIAQGRIATRTEHWHDLFNAMVWMRHTALKRALNGQQCRHIERMGAHERSPAQQALTQFDESGVIVRVRDAALLERWDRHDWAALFLDNAGCWRDGSAAVVAVVGHALMEQMLVPGRLLVGKCLVVQGDASDGVARVTEAISAGDVLLAPSELRPLPLAGIPGWHADQVAAFYAQENYFRPLREGRVYPRPL; this comes from the coding sequence GTGACCGCGCCGACCGTCGTGCCCCGCGCTGGTGATGGCCGGCGTCGTTTCGTCGCACCGCTGCGCGCAGACGTGGACCCCGAGTGTTTCCGGCATCCCGTGTTCGATGGCTACGGCGCCTGTCTGGATCTGCTGACGACGGCGGCTTGGCTTGGCATCGAAGACCTCGACGCACGCATGCCGGCCTCCGGTCCCCGCTTCGTGAAGCAGGACGCGGCGCTGCTCGCCGACGGGTTGCATTACGAACTGCGGATCGCGCAGGGACGCATCGCGACGCGGACGGAGCACTGGCACGACCTGTTCAACGCGATGGTCTGGATGCGGCATACGGCGCTCAAGCGGGCCCTCAACGGGCAACAGTGCCGGCATATCGAACGGATGGGCGCACATGAGCGCAGTCCGGCCCAGCAGGCGCTGACCCAGTTCGACGAAAGCGGCGTGATCGTTCGGGTGCGGGACGCGGCATTGCTGGAGCGCTGGGACCGGCACGACTGGGCGGCGCTCTTTCTCGACAATGCCGGATGCTGGCGCGACGGCAGCGCTGCCGTGGTCGCCGTCGTGGGGCACGCGTTGATGGAACAGATGCTGGTGCCGGGGCGCCTGCTGGTCGGCAAGTGCCTGGTGGTGCAGGGCGATGCGAGCGACGGTGTTGCGCGCGTGACCGAAGCGATTTCAGCAGGCGACGTGCTGCTTGCGCCGTCGGAACTGCGCCCGCTGCCACTGGCCGGCATTCCCGGATGGCATGCGGATCAGGTCGCCGCGTTCTATGCGCAGGAAAACTACTTCCGACCGCTGCGCGAGGGCCGCGTGTATCCGCGACCGCTGTGA